From the genome of Labrus bergylta chromosome 12, fLabBer1.1, whole genome shotgun sequence, one region includes:
- the snai1b gene encoding snail family zinc finger 1b: MPRSFLVKKYFSNKKPYFRESQLESQTAFVPESFPRAELPMQNNSSALTCYPTSPFFSSTDTLPAPLSPITSVSLSPSPLHPLDLSSSPSSSSGEEEEDGGRTSDPPSPDIIGHIYHCLHCNNSYTSLSALSHHQMSHHPHSLSAPLQQMPSLPSDVSTRPAFHCKHCPKEYNSLGALKMHIRSHTLPCVCPTCGKAFSRPWLLRGHIRTHTGERPFACQHCNRAFADRSNLRAHLQTHSEVKKYQCGSCSRTFSRMSLLHKHSTTGCCPAS, from the exons ATGCCTCGGTCATTCCTTGTCAAGAAGTATTTCTCCAACAAAAAGCCGTACTTCAGGGAAAGTCAACTGGAAAGCCAAACAG CTTTTGTCCCTGAAAGCTTTCCCCGGGCTGAACTTCCGATGCAGAATAACAGCTCAGCCCTGACCTGCTACCCCACCAGCCCATTCTTCAGCAGCACAGACACCTTGCCTGCACCTCTGTCCCCTATCACTTCGGTGTCCCTGTCCCCCTCTCCGCTTCACCCGCTGGACCTCAGCAGCTCTCCCTCCAGCAGCAGtggcgaggaagaggaggatggcGGGCGTACCTCTGACCCCCCCAGCCCGGATATTATCGGACACATCTACCACTGCCTTCACTGCAACAACAGCTATACCAGCCTCTCTGCACTATCGCACCATCAGATGTCACACCACCCGCACTCCCTTTCTGCTCCCTTGCAGCAGATGCCTTCCCTACCAAGTGACGTCTCTACACGCCCGGCCTTCCACTGCAAACACTGCCCCAAGGAGTACAACAGCCTTGGAGCACTGAAGATGCACATCCGCTCGCACACTCTGCCTTGTGTGTGTCCCACCTGTGGCAAGGCCTTCTCCAGACCATGGCTGCTCAGAGGACACAttcgcacacacacag GTGAGCGTCCCTTTGCGTGCCAACATTGTAACCGGGCCTTTGCTGATCGCTCCAACCTGCGTGCccacctgcagacacactctgAAGTGAAGAAGTACCAGTGTGGGTCCTGCTCACGGACCTTCAGCCGCATGTCcctgctgcacaaacacagcacgACTGGATGTTGCCCTGCCTCATAG